In Halorhabdus tiamatea SARL4B, a genomic segment contains:
- a CDS encoding AGE family epimerase/isomerase, with translation MTDRYRQSDWLVDRLRNVLRFYYPAGIDDEYGGYIAQLDEETGEVYDAESKHLVATTRYVVNFCLGDRFDGDGPWLGAAERGVEFLRESHYDPETGGYDWLLEGSETVDRRRVCYGHAFVLLAYARAHEAGIDAAREGIEETYGLLLEHFWEPAYHLCKSEFDGDFDDASDYRGQNANMHTCEAMLAAHEATGEDRYLDRAREIAHALTVDLAAEDDGRLWEHYTEEWDHDMDYNRDKPADLFRPWGYQPGHHIEWAKLLAILDRYADVDWAIDRAEELFEIAIEDGWDDEYGGFYYTFDRDGEPIVEDKYGWPVAEGIGAAAALYERTGDEGYLDWYDRLWDYAQDYLSAPGGNFYTKLTRENEPVETDEGPAVEPGYHPIGACFEGLRSLSGDT, from the coding sequence ATGACAGACCGGTACAGACAGTCCGACTGGCTCGTCGATCGGCTTCGGAACGTCCTCCGGTTCTATTATCCCGCCGGTATCGACGACGAATACGGCGGCTACATCGCTCAACTCGACGAGGAGACCGGCGAAGTCTACGACGCTGAGTCGAAACACCTGGTCGCCACGACCCGCTACGTCGTGAACTTCTGTCTCGGGGATCGGTTCGACGGCGACGGGCCGTGGCTCGGGGCCGCCGAGCGCGGCGTCGAATTCCTTCGAGAGAGCCACTACGATCCAGAAACCGGTGGCTACGACTGGCTGCTCGAAGGCTCTGAGACGGTCGATCGACGACGCGTCTGCTACGGGCACGCTTTCGTCCTCCTTGCGTACGCCAGAGCACACGAGGCCGGCATAGACGCGGCTCGCGAGGGGATCGAGGAGACGTACGGTCTCCTGCTGGAGCACTTCTGGGAACCAGCGTATCACCTCTGTAAGAGCGAGTTCGACGGCGACTTCGATGACGCATCGGACTATCGCGGGCAAAACGCCAACATGCACACCTGCGAGGCGATGCTCGCCGCCCACGAGGCGACCGGCGAGGATCGGTATCTCGATCGCGCTCGCGAAATCGCCCACGCGCTCACCGTCGACCTGGCCGCCGAAGACGACGGCCGGTTGTGGGAACACTACACCGAGGAGTGGGACCACGACATGGATTACAATCGAGACAAACCGGCGGACCTCTTTCGCCCGTGGGGCTACCAGCCGGGCCATCACATCGAGTGGGCGAAGCTGCTGGCGATTCTGGACCGGTACGCCGACGTCGACTGGGCGATCGACCGCGCCGAGGAACTGTTCGAGATCGCCATCGAAGACGGGTGGGACGACGAATACGGCGGATTCTACTACACTTTCGACCGCGACGGCGAGCCGATCGTCGAAGACAAATACGGCTGGCCGGTCGCCGAGGGGATCGGCGCGGCCGCGGCGCTCTACGAGCGAACCGGTGACGAGGGCTACCTGGACTGGTACGACCGTCTCTGGGACTATGCTCAGGACTACCTGAGCGCCCCCGGCGGGAATTTCTACACCAAGTTGACGCGGGAGAACGAACCGGTCGAGACTGACGAAGGGCCAGCCGTCGAGCCCGGGTATCACCCGATCGGGGCCTGTTTCGAGGGGCTTCGGTCGCTGTCGGGCGATACGTAG